In one window of Microtus pennsylvanicus isolate mMicPen1 chromosome 2, mMicPen1.hap1, whole genome shotgun sequence DNA:
- the LOC142843399 gene encoding sperm motility kinase 2B-like: MEEVRETLYCDKETFSSIYQMLTTLGRGTFATIKLAFHMPTVSYVAVKILANVNGDCAPNHNEVDIMRSLVHPHIIRFLREVQTRDMTYLIMDYASKGDLLRQIRKPGGLQECEARRLFGQVVQAVKYCHDNCIVHRDIKANNILIDASGNAKLCDFGLAVRVVPGTKLKTFCGTLAYCAPELFGVEPYDGYASDVWNLGVLLYYMVARHLPFQASSSMGLKQQILAANFSVPHHVPLDIFNVIVEIFMIGPNRRPTISQILTRPMIRNSQARASIQSLPGTLSPSIVGTMAGEEIIECLEVQKFDQAMATYLSLQHQAPGGDCCHHRVKPTTPMEPGLAHLSHLRCPVADSLISSSPDSSKSFSPSKIGLCGSLTARAQTSCSLYHPHGADHNEAANDAEKLCSSLGTTLRVTPKGSSLGDTLLTTRQEEAISHGQPQDAGPASSQNQRRHRWKRVKKTLVNGFRHLCCCLPPAESNHASRENQAPQSGDPRGTHRTSPEEVEPQLHGF, from the exons atggaggaggtcagagagacCCTCTACTGTGACAAGGAGACATTTAGCAGTATCTATCAAATGCTGACAACTCTGGGACGAGGAACTTTTGCCACAATCAAACTGGCCTTTCACATGCCCACTGTCAGCTACGTGGCTGTGAAGATTCTGGCAAATGTGAATGGGGACTGCGCCCCGAACCACAATGAGGTTGATATAATGAGATCCCTCGTTCATCCGCATATAATCAGGTTCCTTCGAGAGGTGCAGACACGGGACATGACTTATCTCATAATGGATTACGCCTCCAAAGGGGACCTCTTGCGTCAGATTCGCAAACCGGGAGGCTTACAGGAGTGCGAGGCTCGAAGGCTGTTTGGACAGGTAGTACAGGCAGTGAAGTACTGCCACGACAACTGTATCGTCCACAGGGACATTAAGGCAAATAACATCTTGATCGACGCCTCTGGAAATGCCAAGCTCTGTGATTTTGGCCTGGCAGTCAGAGTTGTCCCTGGGACAAAACTAAAGACTTTCTGCGGCACTCTGGCCTACTGTGCCCCGGAACTCTTCGGAGTGGAGCCATACGATGGCTATGCCAGCGATGTTTGGAACTTAGGCGTGCTCCTCTACTACATGGTGGCCAGGCACCTTCCGTTCCAAGCGAGCTCTTCTATGGGGTTGAAGCAGCAAATTTTGGCTGCAAACTTCAGCGTTCCTCATCATGTCCCACTTGATATTTTCAACGTAATCGTGGAAATCTTCATGATCGGCCCCAACAGGAGGCCCACCATCAGTCAAATCCTGACGCGCCCCATGATCAGGAACAGCCAGGCACGGGCATCCATCCAGAGTCTCCCAGGCACCCTGAGCCCTAGCATTGTCGGCACCATGGCAGGTGAAGAAATAATTGAGTGTCTAGAAGTCCAAAAATTTGATCAGGCGATGGCCACATACCTGAGTCTGCAACACCAGGCACCCGGGGGAGACTGCTGCCATCACCGGGTGAAACCCACAACACCCATGGAGCCAGGGCTTGCCCACCTATCCCACCTGCGCTGTCCTGTGGCTGATTCCCTCATTAGCAGCAGCCCGGACAGCAGCAAGAGTTTCTCTCCATCGAAGATCGGGTTGTGTGGCAGCCTGACGGCGAGGGcccagacatcctgctctctgtacCACCCTCATGGGGCAGACCACAATGAGGCTGCAAatgatgcagagaaactctgcagCTCGCTGGGGACGACTCTGCGTGTAACCCCCAAAGGCTCCTCCCTTGGGGACACACTGCTGACCACCAGACAGGAAGAGGCCATCAGCCATGGTCAGCCCCAGGATGCCGGGCCAGCTTCCTCCCAAAACCAGAGGCGTCACCGCTGGAAGAGGGTCAAGAAAACCCTTGTCAATGGCTTCCGACACCTATgttgctgcctgcctcctgcagagAGTAACCATGCCTCCCGTGAGAACCAGGCTCCACAGTCAGGGGATCCTAGAGGCACCCACAGAACCAG ccccGAAGAGGTCGAGccccagctccatggcttctga
- the LOC142844153 gene encoding sperm motility kinase-like, with product MEEVRETLYCDKETFSSIYQMLTTLGRGTFATIKLAFHVPTVSYVAVKILANVNGDCAPNHNEVDIMRSLVHPHIIRFLREVQTRDMTYLIMDYASKGDLLRQIRKPGGLQECEARRLFGQVVQAVKYCHDNCIVHRDIKANNILIDASGNAKLCDFGLAVRVVPGTKLKTFCGTLAYCAPELFGVEPYDGYASDVWNLGVLLYYMVARHLPFQASSSMGLKQQILAANFSVPHHVPLDIFNVIVEIFMIGPNRRPTISQILTRPMIRNSQARASIQSLPGTLSPSIVGTMAGEEIIECLEVQKFDQAMATYLSLQHQAPGGDCCHHQVKPTTPMEPGLAHLSHLRCPVADSLISSSPDSSKSFSPSKIGLCGSLTARAQTSCSLYHPHGADHNEAANDAEKLCSSLGTTLRVTPKGSSLGDTLLTTRQEEAISHGQPQDAGPASSQNQRRHRWKRVKKTLVNGFRHLCCCLPPAESNHASRENQAPQSGDPRGTHRTR from the coding sequence atggaggaggtcagagagacCCTCTACTGTGACAAGGAGACATTTAGCAGTATCTATCAAATGCTGACAACTCTGGGACGAGGAACTTTTGCCACAATCAAACTGGCCTTTCACGTGCCCACTGTCAGCTACGTGGCTGTGAAGATTCTGGCAAATGTGAATGGGGACTGCGCCCCGAACCACAATGAGGTTGATATAATGAGATCCCTCGTTCATCCGCATATAATCAGGTTCCTTCGGGAGGTGCAGACACGGGACATGACGTATCTCATAATGGATTACGCCTCCAAAGGGGACCTCTTGCGTCAGATTCGCAAACCGGGAGGCTTACAGGAGTGCGAGGCTCGAAGGCTGTTTGGACAGGTAGTACAGGCAGTGAAGTACTGCCACGACAACTGTATCGTCCACAGGGACATTAAGGCAAATAACATCTTGATCGACGCCTCTGGAAATGCCAAGCTCTGTGATTTTGGCCTGGCAGTCAGAGTTGTCCCTGGGACAAAACTAAAGACTTTCTGCGGCACTCTGGCCTACTGTGCCCCGGAACTCTTCGGAGTGGAGCCATACGATGGCTATGCCAGCGATGTTTGGAACTTAGGCGTGCTCCTCTACTACATGGTGGCCAGGCACCTTCCGTTCCAAGCGAGCTCTTCTATGGGGTTGAAGCAGCAAATTTTGGCTGCAAACTTCAGCGTTCCTCATCATGTCCCACTTGATATTTTCAACGTAATCGTGGAAATCTTCATGATCGGCCCCAACAGGAGGCCCACCATCAGTCAAATCCTGACGCGCCCCATGATCAGGAACAGCCAGGCACGGGCATCCATCCAGAGTCTCCCAGGCACCCTGAGCCCTAGCATTGTCGGCACCATGGCAGGTGAAGAAATAATTGAGTGTCTGGAAGTCCAAAAATTTGATCAGGCGATGGCCACATACCTGAGTCTGCAACACCAGGCACCCGGGGGGGACTGCTGCCATCACCAGGTGAAACCCACAACACCCATGGAGCCAGGCCTTGCCCACCTATCCCACCTGCGCTGTCCTGTGGCTGATTCCCTCATTAGCAGCAGCCCGGACAGCAGCAAGAGTTTCTCTCCATCGAAGATCGGGTTGTGTGGCAGCCTGACGGCGAGGGcccagacatcctgctctctgtacCACCCTCATGGGGCAGACCACAATGAGGCTGCAAatgatgcagagaaactctgcagCTCGCTGGGGACGACTCTGCGTGTAACCCCCAAAGGCTCCTCCCTTGGGGACACACTGCTGACCACCAGACAGGAAGAGGCCATCAGCCATGGTCAGCCCCAGGATGCCGGGCCAGCTTCCTCCCAAAACCAGAGGCGTCACCGCTGGAAGAGGGTCAAGAAAACCCTTGTCAATGGCTTCCGACACCTATgttgctgcctgcctcctgcagagAGTAACCATGCCTCCCGTGAGAACCAGGCTCCACAGTCAGGGGATCCTAGAGGCACCCACAGAACCAGGTGA